ACCGTCAACGACGATGTCCTGCTTGTCCACGGCGGAACCCCGCTGGAGGGCGAGATCCGTGTCCGCGGTGCGAAGAACCTCGTACCGAAGGCCATGGTGGCGGCGCTGCTGGGCAGCGCTCCGAGCCGGCTGCGCAATGTTCCGGACATCCGCGACGTTCGGGTCGTACGGGGTCTGCTGCAGCTGCACGGTGTGACGGTCCGTCCGGGTGACGAGCCCGGCGAACTGGTGATGGACCCGACGCGCGTGGAGAGCGCGAACGTCGCCGACATCGACGCCCACGCGGGTTCCAGCCGTATCCCGATCCTGTTCTGCGGACCGCTGCTGCACCGCCTCGGCCACGCGTTCATCCCCGGTCTCGGCGGCTGTGACATCGGCGGCCGGCCCATCGACTTCCACTTCGAGGTGCTGCGGCAGTTCGGCGCGAAGATCGAGAAGCGGGCGGACGGCCAGTACCTGGAGGCGCCGCGGCGGCTGCGCGGCACGAAGATCCGGCTGCCGTACCCGTCCGTCGGCGCGACCGAGCAGGTGCTGCTGACGGCCGTCCTCGCCGAGGGCGTCACGGAGCTGTCCAACGCGGCCGTCGAGCCGGAGATCGAGGACCTCATCTGCGTGCTGCAGAAGATGGGCGCGATCATCGCGATGGACACCGACCGGACGATCCGCATCACCGGTGTGGACCAGCTCGGCGGCTACAACCACCGCGCCCTGCCGGACCGGCTGGAGGCCGCGTCCTGGGCGTCGGCGGCGCTGGCGACCGAGGGCA
This genomic stretch from Streptomyces sp. Go-475 harbors:
- the murA gene encoding UDP-N-acetylglucosamine 1-carboxyvinyltransferase, which gives rise to MTVNDDVLLVHGGTPLEGEIRVRGAKNLVPKAMVAALLGSAPSRLRNVPDIRDVRVVRGLLQLHGVTVRPGDEPGELVMDPTRVESANVADIDAHAGSSRIPILFCGPLLHRLGHAFIPGLGGCDIGGRPIDFHFEVLRQFGAKIEKRADGQYLEAPRRLRGTKIRLPYPSVGATEQVLLTAVLAEGVTELSNAAVEPEIEDLICVLQKMGAIIAMDTDRTIRITGVDQLGGYNHRALPDRLEAASWASAALATEGNIYVRGAQQRSMMTFLNTYRKVGGAFEIDDEGIRFWHPGGQLKSIALETDVHPGFQTDWQQPLVVALTQATGLSIIHETVYESRLGFTSALNQMGAHIQLYRECLGGSDCRFGQRNFLHSAVVSGPTKLQGADLVIPDLRGGFSYLIAALAAQGTSRVHGIGLINRGYENFMEKLVELGAKVELPGKALG